One Helianthus annuus cultivar XRQ/B chromosome 12, HanXRQr2.0-SUNRISE, whole genome shotgun sequence genomic region harbors:
- the LOC110894697 gene encoding 4-coumarate--CoA ligase-like 5: MPEIDTRSGYCKTNSTFYSKRKPTPFPANETLDVTTFISARAHNGTTAYIDASTGNRLTFADVWRAVESVSSALSDFGIRKGDVVMLLSPNSIFFPIVCLSVMSLGAIITTTNPLNTNREINKQISDSKPVLAFTTSELVSKLSDSNIPIVLIGSDTETGKISKIGKIVNTLDEMMKTEPNRNRIKERVTQDDTATLLYSSGTTGASKGVISSHRNLIAMVQTVIGRFQLDDNQQTFLCTVPMFHIYGLVAFATGLIASGATVVVLSKFEIHEMLSAIGRYGVTYLPLVPPILVALVNNASQIRSKYDLKTLKYVLSGGAPLSKELTEGFMEKYPGVTIMQGYGLTESTGIGASTDTVEESRRYGTAGKLSANMIGKIVDPDTGKVLPVNRTGELWLKGPTVMKGYFSNPEATASTLDSTGWLRTGDLCYIDEDGFIFVVDRLKELIKYKGYQVPPAELEALLLTHPEIDDCAVIPFPDKDVGQFPMAYVVRKNGSGLTEKGVMDFVSKQVAPYKRIRRVAFIGSVPKNPSGKILRKDLIQLATSKL; encoded by the exons ATGCCGGAAATCGACACCAGAAGCGGTTACTGCAAAACAAATTCCACCTTCTACAGCAAACGGAAACCAACACCGTTTCCGGCGAACGAAACACTCGATGTAACCACCTTCATCTCGGCGCGTGCACACAACGGCACCACCGCCTACATCGACGCATCCACTGGAAACCGCCTCACATTCGCCGACGTATGGAGAGCGGTGGAATCCGTCTCATCGGCGTTATCCGATTTTGGTATCCGTAAAGGCGACGTCGTTATGCTCCTCTCACCTAACTCCATCTTCTTCCCGATCGTATGCCTCTCCGTAATGTCACTTGGCGCCATTATCACCACCACAAATCCGCTTAACACGAACCGTGAAATCAACAAACAAATCTCCGATTCAAAGCCAGTACTCGCTTTCACAACTTCCGAACTCGTTTCGAAACTTTCCGATTCGAATATTCCGATCGTACTGATCGGATCTGACACCGAAACCGGTAAAATCAGTAAAATCGGTAAGATCGTGAATACGTTGGATGAAATGATGAAAACGGAACCGAATCGCAACCGGATTAAGGAGCGAGTGACGCAGGATGATACGGCGACGCTTTTGTACTCATCCGGCACCACCGGAGCGAGCAAAGGCGTGATTTCATCTCACCGGAATCTAATCGCGATGGTTCAAACGGTCATCGGACGGTTTCAGCTAGACGATAATCAACAAACGTTCCTCTGCACCGTTCCGATGTTTCACATCTACGGATTAGTAGCGTTCGCAACCGGATTAATCGCGTCAGGAGCGACGGTTGTGGTTTTGTCTAAATTCGAGATCCACGAGATGTTATCGGCGATCGGACGGTACGGCGTGACATACCTGCCGTTGGTTCCGCCGATACTGGTGGCGTTGGTGAACAACGCCAGTCAAATTAGGTCAAAGTACGATTTGAAAACGCTAAAGTATGTGTTATCTGGTGGAGCACCGTTGAGTAAGGAGTTGACGGAAGGTTTTATGGAGAAGTATCCTGGAGTGACGATTATGCAAGGATATGGATTGACGGAGTCGACTGGAATCGGTGCGAGTACGGATACGGTGGAGGAGAGCCGGCGGTACGGGACGGCGGGGAAGTTATCGGCGAATATGATAGGGAAGATTGTGGATCCGGATACCGGAAAGGTGTTGCCGGTGAATCGGACGGGTGAGCTTTGGCTTAAGGGGCCCACAGTGATGAAAG GTTACTTTAGTAATCCGGAGGCAACCGCGTCTACTTTAGACTCAACCGGATGGCTAAGAACGGGAGACCTATGCTACATTGATGAAGACGGGTTCATCTTCGTGGTCGATAGATTAAAAGAGCTCATCAAATATAAGGGGTATCAG GTGCCTCCAGCAGAACTCGAAGCTTTACTACTAACACACCCTGAAATCGACGATTGTGCTGTGATCCC GTTTCCTGACAAGGATGTAGGGCAGTTTCCGATGGCGTATGTGGTGAGGAAAAATGGAAGTGGTCTAACCGAAAAGGGCGTTATGGACTTCGTTTCTAAACAG GTGGCTCCATACAAGAGAATAAGGCGAGTAGCCTTCATCGGGTCGGTCCCGAAGAACCCGTCTGGGAAGATTCTGAGGAAAGATCTGATACAACTTGCAACTTCCAAATTGTAA
- the LOC118485039 gene encoding uncharacterized protein LOC118485039, protein MSQSETWYIREGVDHDEVMQLYEGFPNLFSFRIHHGGRLTHPPGRTYVGGRINYVDLIDIDLFSVHEVSLMINELGYSVNDHIIYHYLNPKKDMDNGIEELGTDSDVLRFSAHVEEHKLIELYTTHGLTNIKEYFNPPVKPLNPLTIEEIDDPRPYALVPASIVFKSVGNHSSEDGQSSVLGQSSSVGGQSGVFGQSDVGGQLSSVLEEADIGDFDFDDFLEDNVHDQQHQDNVHEQEHQDNVHEQEHQDNVHEHEVAQDNVQDQEVPQDNVQDQEVSQDSVHDQEEEDQEDEGSEENDSDSDFIVDGIYPVCYAIVEAENINSWTWFLELLGDDLDLHRNSNFTFVSDRQKVCLVMLYTLHLYQLIY, encoded by the exons ATGTCTCAATCGGAGACTTGGTACATACGAGAAGGAGTTGATCATGATGAAGTGATGCAGCTATACG AAGGATTCCCTAATCTTTTCTCCTTTCGGATTCATCATGGTGGTAGGTTAACACATCCTCCTGGTCGCACTTATGTTGGAGGTAGGATTAACTACGTTGACCTAATTGATATCGATTTGTTCTCTGTCCATGAGGTGTCCTTAATGATTAATGAGTTAGGTTATTCTGTGAATGATCATATAATATACCATTACCTTAACCCTAAAAAAGATATGGATAATGGTATTGAGGAGTTAGGCACTGACAGTGATGTTTTAAGGTTCTCTGCACATGTTGAAGAGCATAAGCTAATTGAGTTGTATACCACGCATGGGTTAACTAACATAAAGGAGTATTTCAACCCACCAGTAAAACCTCTGAACCCTCTTACTATAGAAGAGATAGATGATCCTAGACCTTATGCTCTTGTCCCAGCATCAATAGTCTTTAAAAGTGTAGGCAACCATTCTAGTGAGGATGGACAATCAAGTGTGTTGGGGCAGTCAAGTAGTGTAGGTGGACAATCAGGTGTGTTTGGACAATCAGATGTAGGTGGACAGTTAAGTAGTGTGCTGGAAGAAGCTGATATTGGTGACTTTGATTTCGATGATTTCCTGGAGGATAATGTGCATGATCAGCAACATCAAGATAATGTGCATGAACAGGAACATCAAGATAATGTGCATGAACAGGAACATCAAGATAATGTGCATGAACATGAGGTTGCCCAGGATAATGTGCAAGATCAGGAGGTTCCCCAGGATAATGTACAAGATCAGGAGGTTTCCCAGGATAGTGTGCATGATCAGGAAGAAGAGGATCAAGAAGATGAAGGTAGTGAAGAGAATGATAGTGATAGTGATTTTATTGTTGATGGAATATACCCTGTATGCTATGCAATTGTAGAGGCTGAAAACATCAACTCCTGGACTTGGTTTCTAGAACTGTTAGGAGATGATCTGGATCTGCACAGAAACTCAAACTTCACATTTGTATCTGATAGACAGAAGGTATGTTTAGTAATGTTGTATACTTTGCATTTGTATCAACTCATATACTAA
- the LOC110896611 gene encoding uncharacterized protein At2g29880-like encodes MVNTGRYKSDNGFKPGFLQHLEACLKESLPESGILAKPHIESRMRTMRKDWQAVYDLLNTSGFGYDKERNCVTTNAPGVWDAYLENHKHAGKWKEKSLPHYEELCIIFGKDRAQGNRAKSVVEMEQEVNMEEQENQRDDDFGEHSHNENTNASSQFEETSSGRSKKRKRTSQVNTLFQGFNDAVVQFGDRLKETSAELSEDIKFELDIKKKTLMIPSELSKMTSLNQLERFTAIDIIKDDQNRVMTFWTLGEEEREAWVRFMLSKFG; translated from the exons ATGGTCAACACTGGAAGATATAAGTCGGATAATGGCTTTAAACCAGGTTTTTTACAACACCTAGAAGCTTGCTTGAAAGAATCACTTCCAGAATCGGGCATTTTGGCTAAACCTCACATTGAATCTAGAATGAGGACGATGAGGAAAGATTGGCAAGCCGTTTATGATTTGTTAAATACTAGTGGATTTGGCTATGACAAAGAACGTAATTGTGTGACCACTAATGCTCCTGGAGTATGGGATGCTTATCTTGAg AATCATAAACATGCGGGTAAATGGAAAGAAAAAAGTCTTCCGCACTATGAAGAATTGTGCATTATTTTTGGAAAAGATCGAGCTCAAGGCAATAGAGCCAAAAGCGTGGTCGAGATGGAACAAGAGGTGAATATGGAAGAACAAGAGAACCAAAGGGATGATGATTTTGGTGAACATAGCCATAATGAAAATACAAATGCAAGTTCTCAATTTGAAGAAACTTCAAGTGGCCGTAGTAAGAAGAGGAAACGCACTAGCCAAGTCAATACTTTATTTCAAGGTTTCAATGATGCGGTTGTTCAATTTGGTGATCGTCTTAAAGAGACTTCGGCCGAGTTGAGTGAAGACATAAAATTTGAACTTGACATAAAAAAGAAAACTTTGATGATCCCTTCCGAGCTTTCAAAAATGACATCTTTGAATCAACTGGAAAGGTTTACGGCAATTGATATAATAAAGGATGACCAAAATAGGGTGATGACGTTTTGGACTTTGGGTGAAGAAGAAAGGGAGGCTTGGGTGAGGTTTATGTTGTCTAAGTTTGGCTAA